In the Hordeum vulgare subsp. vulgare chromosome 7H, MorexV3_pseudomolecules_assembly, whole genome shotgun sequence genome, one interval contains:
- the LOC123407379 gene encoding protein SHORT ROOT IN SALT MEDIUM 1-like isoform X5 — translation MFPPKGPNPYGQQPPYGGQQSYGGQIPGSSGFGASGAAGARAGQAAAGQYGGPYASVYGTQQVGGLGSKGSNLPRPNDDYMAVRGYAQKLDQYGTDYTSERRMYGEHSANLGRRDGLTDLDRRYPDHIPAAHQIHDRVEQGSTMRHQPLLKAQLPPVSDMRQADYFAGRSAPIHQESQEISTYGRAEADHRNLSILGNVPYGGQQTSSLLGGAPRTNIDSLGYGQGSSSSGYGMGLPPGRDYASGKGLLHPSSDSDYRDNILPRARPGISMVDERAIDRVGYRRELDLRDEERRRDMLLEREKELERERERELRDLRDRERERDRERERERERERDRERIRERERERERERQREHERERLRERREKERERNKKHVADSRRERTPPRTPGDRRRSSSVKSEKPLRRLSPRRDAVHRHRSPIKEIKREYLCKVLPFRFVDDERDCLSLTKRYPRLSVIPDFSKIVLNWAKESLNLSLHTPVSLEHAICEDDDKADESALVSSENASSTKTPETIWNAKVLLMSGMSNGAFADITSMRSTEERVVHLNNILKFAVFKKDRSLLAIGGPWNAALDGGDPLVDCSCLIRTAIRYVKELVQVDLSNCTSWNRFLEVHYNRVGIDGLFSHKEITVLFVPNLSECVPSSDIWRNNWIAYRKSKIEREQLNMKKEKSPSDPKEQKQVLEEPSEAKSMNDQLKEGDGAVKIEKIDADMELKEGDGAAKIEKIDADMELKEGDGAKIEKIDADMEEQVKDRDVNLAGDGGKNPDNVGEQVEKTVRVVEGNASGDATVDHVTEDKKPMKKKIIKKVVKVVRKKPTAEAPVDKSPQVDKNAVAETASKTVEKHIEQKSEDLGEEKAGAGIGQQPEAKKTGKKKVIRRIVKRKVPASATEPTALAAPAEASKQDVAVQPEKFDEVPTDAGNSQTKLEEGLKTPAEDTSNQKKEEGFKAPAEDTSNQKKEQELEIKGDIMTDDQKANIDKVQEVVEQKDAKIAETDGKSDKKNDDSEAKDKDQKLEIKGYTKEKKKSDEPPKHPGFILQAKKSKGYKFRSTSLSLDGLLDYTANDTEESVFELSLFAESFSEMLQYRMGCVILSFLEKLHRQYVVKRNQRKRQREEDLKKEDTKSSEKRLKTTDENVTGSTSGNPGKNDETIKEGGEKIISDNSSASHDQLVKEDEEKTGTDHAAQDEMMKEGEEKIDTDQSAAAHDEPEADEKMEEEDPEYEEDPDEVEYEGDEDMDDATAEEPAEAQNEDNANERETKPEEVTAEEPEDDGKRTTESLKLEKVAEEGKQSAAEKGDLKELEGKSVVKEGKISGSQKGDSAKHDVVDKDLLQAFRYFDQNRVGYIKVDDLRCILHNLGKFLSNRDVKDMVQIALAESNSARDGRIIYTKLVKKADL, via the exons ATGTTTCCGCCGAAAGGTCCCAATCCCTACGGGCAGCAACCGCCGTACGGCGGGCAGCAATCTTACGGCGGCCAAATc CCTGGTAGCAGTGGATTTGGGGCCTCAGGTGCGGCAGGTGCCCGCGCCGGACAGGCTGCTGCTGGGCAGTATGGAGGGCCTTACGCGTCGGTGTATGGCACACAGCAG GTTGGGGGACTTGGTAGCAAAG GGTCTAACTTGCCAAGACCAAATGATGACTATATGGCTGTGCGTGGATATGCACAGAAGCTAGACCAGTATGGTACTGATTACACATCAGAGAGAAGAATGTATGGTGAACACTCAGCTAATCTTGGCAGGAGGGATGGCCTTACTGATTTGGATAGAAGATATCCTGATCATATACCTGCAGCCCATCAG ATTCATGACCGTGTGGAGCAG GGTTCAACAATGCGCCACCAGCCACTTCTGAAAGCTCAGCTGCCGCCTGTGTCTGATATGAG ACAAGCCGATTACTTTGCAGGAAGGTCCGCTCCAATCCATCAAGAATCTCAGGAAATTAGTACATATGGAAGGGCTGAAGCTGACCATCGCAACTTGTCCATTCTTGGGAATGTTCCATATGGAGGACAACAAACATCTTCATTGTTGGGAGGCGCCCCTAGGACAAACATTGATAGTCTTGGCTATGGGCAAGGATCATCAAGCAGTGGTTATGGGATGGGTCTGCCCCCGGGGCGTGACTATGCCTCGGGGAAAGGCCTTCTCCATCCATCTTCAGATTCTGATTACCGTGACAACATCTTACCCCGTGCACGTCCAGGCATCTCCATGGTTGATGAACGTGCAATTGACCGGGTTGGTTATCGTCGTGAGCTGGATCTAAGAGATGAGGAACGTCGAAGGGATATGCTACTTGAAAGGGAGAAGGAGCTTGAACGGGAGCGGGAACGGGAGCTGCGAGACCTTCGAGACCGTGAAAGAGAAAGAGACCGTGAAAGAGAAAGAGAACGTGAAAGGGAAAGGGACCGTGAAAGAATAAGGGAACGTGAAAGAGAAAGGGAGCGGGAGCGTCAAAGGGAACATGAAAGAGAACGTCTTCGCGAGCGCCGCGAGAAGGAGAGGGAGCGGAACAAGAAGCATGTAGCTGATTCAAGGCGTGAGCGCACTCCACCTAGAACCCCTGGTGATCGACGACGTTCTTCTTCTGTTAAGTCTGAGAAGCCTTTGCGGCGCCTTTCACCTCGACGTGATGCTGTGCATAG GCATCGTTCGCCTATtaaagaaataaagagagaatatTTGTGCAAG GTTTTGCCATTTCGTTTTGTGGATGATGAGAGAGACTGTTTATCTTTGACAAAAAGATATCCTAGGCTATCAGTTattccagatttttctaag attgtcttgaattgggcTAAAGAAAGCCTAAATCTTTCGCTGCATACACCAGTGAG TCTGGAGCATGCCATCTGTGAAGATGACGATAAAGCTGATGAAAGCGCACTGGTCTCTTCTGAGAACGCATCAAGCACAAAGACCCCTGAAACCATTTGGAATGCAAAG GTACTTCTGATGAGCGGTATGAGCAATGGTGCCTTTGCTGACATAACGTCGATGAGAAGTACTGAGGAACGAGTGGTGCACTTGAACAATATCTTAAAATTTGCTGTATTCAAGAAGGATCGTTCACTTCTTGCTATTGGAGGCCCTTGGAATGCAGCACTTGATGGTGGAGATCCATTGGTTGACTGTTCTTGCTTGATTCGAACCGCTATCAG ATATGTGAAGGAACTGGTTCAAGTTGATCTATCTAATTGTACTAGTTGGAATCGTTTCCTTGAG GTCCATTACAACAGAGTAGGCATTGATGGACTCTTTAGTCACAAAGAAATTACTGTACTTTTTGTGCCAAACCTGTCGGAATGCGTACCATCTTCGGATATATGGAGGAACAACTGGATTGCATACCGAAAATCAAAGATAGAAAGGGAGCAGTTGAATATGAAGAAGGAAAAG AGCCCAAGTGATCCAAAGGAACAGAAACAAG TTTTAGAGGAGCCAAGCGAGGCTAAAAGTATGAATGATCAATTGAAGGAGGGTGATGGCGCTGTTAAGATTGAGAAAATTGATGCTGATATGGAACTTAAGGAGGGTGATGGTGCTGCCAAGATTGAGAAAATTGATGCTGATATGGAACTGAAGGAGGGTGATGGTGCCAAGATTGAGAAAATTGATGCTGATATGGAAGAGCAGGTCAAAGATAGAGATGTCAATCTTGCTGGTGATGGTGGCAAGAATCCTGACAATGTTGGGGAGCAAGTTGAGAAGACAGTGAGGGTTGTTGAAGGAAACGCTTCTGGTGATGCTACTGTTGACCATGTCACCGAGGATAAAAAGCCCATgaagaagaaaataataaaaaaggtTGTGAAAGTTGTTCGAAAAAAGCCAACTGCTGAAGCTCCAGTGGATAAATCGCCTCAGGTTGACAAGAATGCCGTGGCAGAAACTGCGAGCAAAACCGTCGAAAAGCACATTGAACAAAAAAGTGAAGATCTTGGGGAAGAGAAGGCGGGAGCTGGCATTGGTCAACAGCCTGAGGCTAAGAAAACTGGGAAGAAGAAGGTAATTCGAAGGATTGTTAAAAGAAAAGTTCCTGCTTCAGCGACTGAGCCAACAGCCCTTGCTGCACCTGCTGAAGCAAGTAAACAAGATGTGGCTGTTCAGCCGGAGAAGTTTGATGAAGTCCCCACCGATGCTGGGAATTCACAGACTAAACTGGAAGAAGGATTGAAAACTCCTGCTGAAGATACTTCAAaccagaagaaagaagaaggatttAAAGCTCCTGCTGAAGATACCTCAAATCAGAAGAAAGAACAGGAGTTGGAGATAAAGGGAGACATAATGACTGATGATCAGAAGGCAAATATAGATAAGGTGCAGGAAGTTGTGGAACAGAAAGATGCAAAAATTGCTGAAACAGATGGGAAGAGTGACAAGAAAAATGATGACAGCGAAGCAAAGGATAAAGACCAGAAGCTGGAGATAAAGGGATACaccaaagaaaagaagaagtctGATGAACCTCCGAAGCACCCAGGATTCATTCTCCAGGCCAAAAAGAGCAAAGGATATAAA TTTCGTTCAACATCCCTTTCATTGGATGGCCTCCTGGACTACACCGCCAATGATACAGAGGAGTCTGTATTCGAG CTTTCTTTGTTTGCTGAGTCTTTCAGCGAAATGCTTCAATACAGAATGGGTTGTGTGATTTTGTCTTTTCTTGAG AAACTTCACAGGCAGTATGTCGTGAAGAGAAATCAACGTAAGCGGCAAAGAGAGGAAGATCTGAAGAAGGAAGATACAAAATCCTCGGAGAAGCGACTCAAGACAACTGATGAGAATGTAACTGGAAGTACCTCAGGTAACCCGGGTAAAAATGATGAAACAATAAAAGAGGGTGGAGAGAAGATAATTAGCGATAATTCATCAGCTTCACATGATCAACTTGTaaaagaggatgaggagaagacggGTACAGATCATGCTGCCCAGGATGAAATGATGAAAGAGGGTGAGGAAAAGATCGACACAGATCAGTCAGCAGCTGCCCATGATGAACCTGAAGCTGatgagaaaatggaggaagaagatcctgaatATGAAGAAGATCCCGATGAAGTAGAATATGAAGGTGACGAGGACAtggatgatgccactgctgaagAGCCTGCAGAAGCACAG AATGAGGATAACGCAAATGAAAGAGAAACCAAACCAGAAGAGGTAACTGCAGAAGAGCCAGAAGATGATGGAAAGAGGACAACGGAGAGTCTTAAATTGGAAAAAGTTGCAGAAGAGGGCAAGCAGTCTGCAGCAGAGAAAGGAGATTTGAAAGAACTTGAAGGGAAATCAGTTGTTAAGGAGGGAAAGATATCTGGATCACAAAAAGGAGATTCAGCGAAACATGATGTGGTTGATAAGGACCTGTTGCAG GCTTTTAGGTACTTCGACCAAAACAGAGTTGGTTATATAAAG GTGGATGATTTAAGGTGCATCCTTCACAACTTGGGGAAATTTTTATCTAACAGGGATGTGAAG GACATGGTTCAAATTGCTCTTGCTGAGAGCAATTCTGCAAGGGATGGTCGCATTATCTATACAAAGCTTGTGAAGAAAGCCGATCTCTGA